One Verrucomicrobiota bacterium DNA window includes the following coding sequences:
- a CDS encoding TolC family protein — MRPVIAVFAAGIFFAWNCGAGEAPGRITYRSHPLAIDEAVQLALRQNPSILEQVQELKRQRGIVLVAQSTLLPQLTMTGTYSKTDPALLHTSGGNTSSTSNLDLVAAPANLPAGTPLTTSNTASVPLNQLFGGVTSAISGTTDSWVVQLYVSQTLWNGGADIAARRQARISEDAAYYQLRDTIDQVVANVRTQFDQILLDRALIQVQEESVNLLQSQLADQRSRFEAGTVPQFNVLQAETQLENQIPSLITARNNYRIAQLTLARTLGIPADQQYASDEPLPVAGMLTYTPIQFDLASALAIARADRPFLKVQRSNVLAGVENVTVQAAGFQPTITAQAGLEQRNDPSSTQLTKTREGWFLGLSGSWNIFDGFRTYGNVKEARASLEQAKATFDDAVRQVELEVATAVSNLRNAQETIVSTQKAIEEAREALRLSNERLAAGTGTQLDVLNAQTQLTTAETNFVQAEFNYISAVIEFQRSTATEIKYNNEFDSATARPSTLTTGEASKAAKFRHDSPLDPDKPATAKAKRISLTPPAGKVDLRNND; from the coding sequence ATGAGACCCGTTATCGCCGTTTTTGCCGCAGGAATTTTCTTTGCTTGGAATTGCGGTGCCGGAGAAGCCCCGGGGAGAATCACCTATCGGAGCCACCCGCTGGCCATCGATGAAGCGGTGCAGCTGGCCCTCCGGCAAAACCCTTCGATTCTGGAGCAGGTTCAGGAACTGAAACGGCAGCGCGGCATCGTGCTGGTGGCGCAATCAACGCTCCTGCCGCAGTTGACGATGACCGGCACCTATTCGAAGACCGATCCGGCATTGCTGCACACGAGCGGCGGGAATACTTCCTCGACCTCAAACCTCGACCTGGTTGCGGCGCCGGCCAATCTGCCGGCCGGTACCCCGCTGACCACTTCCAATACCGCGAGCGTACCCCTGAACCAGCTCTTCGGCGGCGTCACGAGCGCCATCAGCGGAACGACTGACAGCTGGGTGGTGCAGCTTTACGTTTCGCAGACCTTGTGGAACGGCGGAGCGGACATCGCCGCCCGGCGCCAGGCGCGCATCAGCGAGGATGCGGCGTACTACCAGTTGCGCGACACCATTGACCAGGTGGTCGCCAACGTTCGCACCCAGTTCGACCAGATCCTCCTCGACCGAGCGCTCATTCAGGTCCAGGAAGAATCGGTCAACCTCCTGCAAAGCCAGCTGGCTGACCAGCGCAGCCGATTCGAGGCTGGAACGGTCCCCCAGTTCAACGTGCTTCAGGCCGAGACCCAGCTCGAAAACCAGATCCCGTCCCTGATTACCGCGCGCAACAACTACCGCATCGCGCAGCTCACGCTCGCGCGCACGCTCGGCATCCCGGCAGACCAGCAGTACGCCTCGGATGAACCCTTGCCGGTAGCCGGGATGCTGACCTACACCCCGATCCAATTTGATCTGGCCTCGGCCCTGGCGATTGCGCGCGCCGACCGCCCGTTCCTCAAGGTACAGCGGTCCAACGTTCTGGCGGGGGTTGAAAACGTCACGGTCCAGGCGGCCGGCTTCCAGCCGACCATCACGGCCCAGGCGGGCCTCGAACAACGTAACGATCCGAGCTCAACGCAGCTGACCAAAACACGAGAAGGCTGGTTCCTCGGTCTGTCCGGGAGCTGGAACATTTTCGACGGCTTCAGAACTTACGGAAATGTGAAGGAGGCGCGCGCCAGCCTGGAACAGGCCAAAGCCACCTTTGATGACGCCGTGCGGCAGGTCGAGCTCGAAGTGGCCACGGCGGTCAGCAATCTGCGGAACGCCCAGGAAACCATCGTCAGCACCCAGAAGGCGATCGAGGAGGCCCGCGAAGCCCTGCGCCTCTCGAATGAACGCCTGGCGGCCGGTACCGGCACCCAGCTCGACGTGCTGAATGCCCAGACCCAGTTGACCACGGCCGAGACCAATTTCGTGCAGGCTGAGTTCAACTACATCTCAGCGGTCATCGAGTTCCAGCGTTCCACGGCCACGGAAATCAAGTACAATAATGAGTTTGACTCGGCGACGGCGCGT
- a CDS encoding MarR family transcriptional regulator, with the protein MLVTEAGATDRLHADAEELADLAMKLQRRFLLQLSEELGRGSVSFPQFFLLTYLVRHEFLTMSGIAARMGHTTAAATGLVDRLEKLGYVQRSHAQDDRRKVIVKITRKGSNLVARIRQDMINKISLVMRDRLTPEESKTWIEIYRKISDFCEISPTKA; encoded by the coding sequence ATGCTCGTGACTGAGGCTGGCGCTACCGATCGTCTCCATGCGGACGCGGAGGAATTGGCGGATCTCGCCATGAAGCTTCAGCGTCGGTTCCTCCTGCAACTTTCAGAGGAACTCGGACGCGGCAGCGTCTCGTTTCCGCAGTTTTTCCTGCTGACGTACCTGGTCCGGCATGAGTTCCTGACCATGTCCGGGATCGCAGCCAGGATGGGGCACACGACGGCGGCAGCCACCGGTCTGGTCGATCGGCTGGAAAAACTGGGCTACGTCCAGCGTTCCCATGCGCAGGATGACCGTCGTAAAGTGATCGTCAAGATCACCCGCAAAGGTTCGAATCTGGTGGCACGCATCCGCCAGGACATGATCAACAAGATCAGCCTGGTGATGCGCGACAGACTAACTCCGGAAGAAAGTAAGACCTGGATCGAAATTTATCGAAAGATTTCCGACTTTTGCGAAATATCCCCCACTAAAGCATGA